The window GGTGAACCAGTGCCCGTTCAAGCACTCATCGCGTAGCTTTCCGGCGAAGCTCTCCACATAGGCGTTCTGGACCGGCTTGCCTGGCTCGATGAAGTGGAGCTTGATCCCGTGCTCGTAAGCCCACTGATCCAGGAGACGTCCGGCAAACTCTGGCCCACTATCGATCACAATGAGCTCCGGTTTCCCGTATGGGGAAGCGGTTCGTCGATTCGTTGACACGCAGAGGGAGATGCGGGTAGGAGCAGGAGCTTGGTGGATTCCGGGCGAAAAGGGGCTGTCAAACGTCTGACAAGTTTGCGTCCTGATGCGGTTCAGCCTGCTCATCCTGGGCGAACACCCGCCGCAGCCTCTGGCCGGCCTGGTCCGTCAGGCCGAGGCGGCGGGCTGTGACATCTTCTGGTACGCCGACGAGAAGTTCTACCGGGATCCGTTCGTCGGGCTGACCCTGGCGGCGCAGGCGTCGACCCGGATCCGTCTCGGGACCGGCGTGACGGAACCCTACGCCCGCCATCCCGCGCTGCTGGCGATGGCGGTGGCCTCCCTGGACGAGGTGGCCGGGGGGCGGGCGGTGCTGGGGATCGGCGCCGGAGGCAGCGGGTTTCCCCCGATGGGCGTCGAGCGTCGCTCTCCGGCCCGGGCCATCCCCGAGGCGGTGGCCATCATCCGCGGCCTGCTCCGGGGGGAGACGGTCGAGTTCTCCGGCCGGGTGTTCTCCTTCCGGCGGGGGCGCCTGAACTTTCCGGCCCGCCCTGGCATCCCCATCTACGTGGCCGCGCGCGGCCGCGCGATGTTGCGGGCGGCGGGAGCGGTCGCCGACGGGGTGATCATCGCCCCGTACGCATCGCCGCGCGGTCTGCGCTTCGCCATCGACCGGGTGGCCGAAGGGGCGGCAGGTTCCGGGCGCGCTCTCCAGGAGCTCGACCTGGTTGCCCGGGTCGACGTCTGCATCGCCGCTGACCGCGCCGCGGCCAGGCAGGCCGTGCGCTCTGCGGTGGCGCTTCCCATGTGGATCAGTTACCCCAACCTCTCCTATCTCGATCCGCTGGGCCTTCCGCCGCCTCCTGAAGACCTCGTCGCGGTCCTGGCGCGCAGGGACTACGCCCTCATCAGCCAGGCCGCCGCCCTGGTGCCCGACGCCTACCTGGATCATCTCGCCGTGGCCGGCACCCTCGAGGACGTCGTGGCGCAGCTGGATCAGATCCGACGTGCCGGCATCGCCCACATCACCCTGCGGCCCGTCCCGCCTCCCGGCGGCACCGTCCAGGGGGTCGTCGAGGCGCTGGCGCGGGATGTGATGCCGCGCTTTGGGGCCGAGGCCCCGGCGGAGAGGCGGCGGTGAGGTTCGGCGTCGGCCTGCCCACCTGCACCGAGGGGATGATGTATCCCGTGCCCTTCGCCTCTCCGGCCGAGGTGATCCGGATCGCCCGGGAGGCCGAGGCCCTGGGCTACTTTGCCGTCATGGGCAACGACCACATGACCACCCAGCGCTACGTCCGCGCCGAGTTCCCCTCCCCGCCGAACTTCTACGAACCGCTGGTGACCTATGGCGCCGTGGCCACGGCCACCAGCCGGATCAAACTCATGACCGGCGTCATCGTGCTCCCGCTGCGCCATCCGGTGGTCCTGGCCAAGCAGGTCGCCACCCTGGATCAGTTCAGCGGCGGGCGCGTCATCCTGGGGGTCGGGGTGGGCGCCTACCGGGAGGAGTTCGAGGCGTTGTTCCCGGGGTTCGGCGGCGCG is drawn from Armatimonadota bacterium and contains these coding sequences:
- a CDS encoding LLM class flavin-dependent oxidoreductase, which codes for MRFSLLILGEHPPQPLAGLVRQAEAAGCDIFWYADEKFYRDPFVGLTLAAQASTRIRLGTGVTEPYARHPALLAMAVASLDEVAGGRAVLGIGAGGSGFPPMGVERRSPARAIPEAVAIIRGLLRGETVEFSGRVFSFRRGRLNFPARPGIPIYVAARGRAMLRAAGAVADGVIIAPYASPRGLRFAIDRVAEGAAGSGRALQELDLVARVDVCIAADRAAARQAVRSAVALPMWISYPNLSYLDPLGLPPPPEDLVAVLARRDYALISQAAALVPDAYLDHLAVAGTLEDVVAQLDQIRRAGIAHITLRPVPPPGGTVQGVVEALARDVMPRFGAEAPAERRR